The Rhododendron vialii isolate Sample 1 chromosome 6a, ASM3025357v1 genome includes a window with the following:
- the LOC131330274 gene encoding uncharacterized protein LOC131330274 — protein MEIISNNCFLIILLLFVSGAVQIKADYTTCTNYNSPCYYHQLKCPVECPSIYPADPHPKVCYLNCNSPICQPECKNKKPNCNTPGAACLDPRFIGADGTVFYFHGKRNEHFTLVSDLNLQINARFIGRRPAGRPRDNTWIQALGILFGPRSFSVEAIKAETWEDKIDHLKFSYNGKELAIPENYPSLWVSAQNDLKVERTSRKNSVLVTLPEVAEISVNVVPVTEEDDRIHNYQIPSDDSFAHLEVQFKFYGLSTKVEGVLGRTYQPDFKNPAKPGVAMSVVGGENKYRTTSLLSADCDFCVFSPVGVPSKDESLARDVVQIVELFSGNE, from the exons ATGGAGATCATAAGCAACAATTGCTTTTTGATCATTCTGCTTCTCTTTGTATCTGGTGCAGTACAAATCAAGGCAGATTATACTACCTGCACGAACTACAACAGCCCGTGCTATTACCATCAGCTTAAATGCCCAGTGGAATGCCCGAGTATATATCCGGCTGACCCACACCCTAAGGTTTGCTATCTCAACTGCAATTCGCCTATCTGCCAACCTGAGTGCAAAA ATAAGAAACCAAATTGCAATACCCCTGGAGCAGCGTGCTTGGACCCACGGTTCATTGGTGCAGATGGCACTGTATTCTATTTCCATGGCAAAAGAAACGAGCATTTCACCTTGGTTTCAGATCTCAATCTCCAAATCAACGCTCGCTTTATTGGACGAAGGCCAGCGGGTAGACCTAGGGACAACACGTGGATTCAAGCACTAGGAATCCTTTTCGGTCCTCGCAGTTTCTCTGTTGAGGCTATCAAAGCAGAAACATGGGAAGACAAAATCGACCACCTAAAATTCTCATACAATGGCAAAGAGCTAGCCATACCTGAAAACTACCCATCTTTGTGGGTATCTGCACAAAACGACCTAAAAGTAGAAAGAACATCGAGGAAAAACAGTGTTTTAGTTACTCTACCTGAAGTTGCAGAAATTTCAGTCAATGTGGTGCCAGTGACCGAGGAAGATGACAGAATCCATAACTACCAAATACCTTCAGACGACTCCTTTGCTCACTTAGAGGTGCAATTTAAATTCTATGGTCTTTCCACAAAGGTTGAAGGAGTGCTTGGTCGCACTTACCAGCCAGACTTTAAGAATCCGGCAAAGCCTGGTGTTGCAATGTCGGTGGTGGGAGGTGAAAACAAATATAGGACCACGTCACTTTTGTCTGCTGATTGtgatttttgtgtgttttctcCAGTTGGGGTTCCCAGCAAGGATGAATCGCTGGCTAGGGATGTGGTGCAGATTGTGGAATTGTTTTCAGGAAATGAGTAG
- the LOC131328725 gene encoding uncharacterized protein LOC131328725 produces the protein MCLVRRSDYGELPGKLKIFPHGKLEIKYKLSPRSFARHYESEELSNWKNQICVLTEKDKRIPLLNTPLLKYYHRERDQKRITCEDPEERQSRKVRRGCPESARCSGCMSCVCVGCGMCRFKARRCDIAMEYHCRLLKQENNRGLGQNPLEIAYKNQQRESVFLLCLLIVLPLGVIGILSSKCFLIILLLFVSGAVQIKADYTTCTNYNSPCYYQQLKCPAECPSIYPTDPHPKVCYLNCGSPICQPECKNKKPNCNTPGAACLDPRFIGADGTVFYFHGKRNEHFTLVSDLNLQINARFIGLRPAGRPTDNTWIQALGILFGSCSFSVEAIKAETWEDEIDLLKFSYNGKELVIPETYSSLWVSAQNDLKVERTSWKNSVLVTLREVAEISVNVVPVTEEDDRIHNYQIPSDDCFAHLEVQFKFFCLSTKVEGVLGRTYQPDFKNPAKPGVAMPVVGGENKYRTKSLLSADCDSCVFAPVGVHSKDDSLAMDVVQNVELFAGNE, from the exons ATGTGCCTGGTCAGAAGAAGCGACTACGGTGAACTTCCTGGGAAGCTCAAGATTTTCCCTCATGGGAAGCTCGAGATTAAGT ATAAGTTGTCCCCTCGTTCTTTCGCAAGGCATTACGAGAGCGAAGAGTTGAGCAACTGGAAGAACCAGATCTGTGTTCTCACTGAGAAAGACAAGAGGATTCCTTTGCTAAATACACCTCTCCTGAAGTACtaccatagagagagagaccagaaGAG GATAACTTGTGAAGATCCGGAGGAGAGACAAAGTCGTAAGGTTCGTCGCGGGTGCCCTGAATCTGCTAGATGCAGCGGTTGCATGTCATGTGTTTGTGTTGGCTGTGGCATGTGCAGGTTCAAAG CACGTCGATGCGATATTGCGATGGAATATCACTGCCGATTGCTTAAACAAG AGAATAACAGAGGCTTAGGACAAAACCCACTTGAGATAGCCTATAAAAACcaacagagagagagtgtgttttTACTCTGTCTCTTAATTGTTCTACCTTTAGGAGTCATAGGGATCTTAAGCAGCAAATGCTTTTTGATCATTCTGCTTCTCTTTGTATCTGGTGCAGTACAAATCAAGGCAGATTATACTACCTGCACGAACTACAACAGCCCGTGCTATTACCAGCAGCTTAAATGCCCAGCGGAATGCCCGAGTATATATCCGACTGACCCACACCCTAAGGTTTGCTATCTCAACTGCGGTTCGCCCATCTGCCAACCTGAGTGCAAAA ATAAGAAACCAAATTGCAATACCCCTGGAGCAGCGTGCTTGGACCCGCGGTTCATTGGTGCAGATGGCACTGTATTCTATTTCCATGGCAAAAGAAACGAGCATTTCACCTTGGTTTCAGATCTCAATCTCCAAATCAACGCTCGCTTTATTGGACTAAGGCCAGCGGGTAGACCTACGGACAACACGTGGATTCAAGCACTAGGAATCCTTTTCGGCTCTTGCAGTTTCTCTGTTGAGGCTATCAAAGCAGAAACATGGGAAGACGAAATCGACCTCCTAAAATTCTCATACAATGGCAAAGAGCTAGTCATACCAGAAACCTACTCATCTTTGTGGGTATCTGCACAAAACGACCTAAAAGTAGAAAGAACATCGTGGAAAAACAGTGTTTTAGTTACTCTACGTGAAGTTGCAGAAATTTCAGTCAATGTGGTGCCAGTGACCGAGGAAGATGACAGAATCCATAACTACCAAATACCTTCGGACGACTGCTTTGCTCACTTAGAGGTGCAATTCAAATTCTTCTGTCTTTCCACAAAGGTTGAAGGTGTGCTTGGTCGGACTTACCAGCCAGACTTTAAGAATCCAGCGAAGCCTGGTGTTGCAATGCCGGTGGTGGGAGGTGAAAACAAATATAGGACCAAGTCGCTTTTGTCTGCAGATTGTGATTCTTGTGTATTTGCTCCAGTTGGAGTTCACAGCAAGGATGACTCACTGGCTATGGATGTGGTGCAGAATGTGGAATTGTTTGCCGGAAATGAGTAG